One Amorphoplanes digitatis genomic window carries:
- a CDS encoding MFS transporter gives MTDTEVAPTTPADLPETARDNRRRAWIVTAMLVAFMMVNFADKAILGLAADPIRQDLGLSATQFGLANSAFFLLFSIFGAAGGLLADRVSPRWLLLGMALLWSVSQAPMALGAGVAMLFASRILLGAAEGPAFPIAQQTALSWFPDHRRNLPSSLITAGTTLGIVIAAPVLTWVVRQHGWRSAFAVVAVAGVLWAAAWAFTGREGRHAIAAATGTAAEPGSANVAYRRILATRSWIGVTAAYASTYWMIALALVWLPSYLHNGLGYSSTTSANLVALVWAVNAVALLGQAGLTGWLLRRGVSSRWARARVGGITLILAAAGCLALAGGRRGPLTVMLLVLGFGICGVMASIAVTTVAEVTPAERRGGALGLMNAVVTVAGLLGPVLIGRLVDTQGPAGYRTSIVVSGVLLLLGGLAAVTLVDPDRDRRRLAR, from the coding sequence CCATCCTGGGCCTGGCGGCCGACCCGATCAGGCAGGACCTCGGCCTGTCCGCCACCCAGTTCGGGCTCGCGAACAGCGCGTTCTTCCTGCTGTTCTCCATCTTCGGCGCCGCCGGTGGGCTGCTGGCCGACCGGGTGTCGCCGCGGTGGCTTTTGCTGGGCATGGCCCTGCTCTGGTCGGTGTCCCAGGCGCCGATGGCGCTCGGCGCGGGTGTCGCGATGCTGTTCGCCTCGCGGATCCTGCTGGGCGCCGCCGAGGGGCCGGCCTTTCCAATCGCCCAGCAGACCGCGCTGTCCTGGTTCCCGGACCACCGGCGCAACCTGCCCAGCTCGCTGATCACCGCAGGCACCACGCTGGGCATCGTGATCGCCGCGCCCGTGCTGACCTGGGTGGTGCGGCAACACGGCTGGCGGTCCGCGTTCGCCGTGGTGGCCGTCGCCGGCGTGCTGTGGGCGGCCGCATGGGCGTTCACCGGCAGGGAGGGCCGCCATGCGATCGCGGCCGCCACCGGAACCGCCGCGGAGCCGGGTTCCGCCAACGTCGCATACCGGCGGATCCTCGCCACCCGCAGCTGGATCGGCGTCACCGCCGCATACGCCAGCACCTACTGGATGATCGCCCTGGCACTCGTCTGGTTGCCTTCCTACCTGCACAACGGGCTGGGCTACTCCTCCACGACCTCGGCGAACCTGGTGGCGCTGGTGTGGGCGGTCAACGCCGTCGCGCTGCTGGGCCAGGCCGGGCTGACCGGGTGGCTGCTGCGTCGCGGGGTCAGCAGCCGTTGGGCCCGGGCCCGGGTCGGGGGGATCACCCTCATCCTCGCCGCTGCGGGCTGTCTCGCCCTGGCCGGCGGGCGGCGCGGGCCGCTCACCGTAATGTTGCTCGTCCTCGGGTTCGGGATCTGCGGGGTGATGGCGAGCATCGCGGTCACCACCGTGGCGGAGGTCACCCCGGCCGAACGCCGTGGCGGCGCGCTCGGCCTCATGAACGCCGTCGTGACCGTCGCGGGCCTGCTCGGGCCCGTTCTGATCGGTCGCCTGGTCGACACCCAAGGGCCGGCCGGTTACCGAACCTCCATCGTGGTCTCCGGGGTGCTGCTCCTGCTCGGCGGGCTGGCCGCGGTCACGCTCGTCGACCCGGATCGAGACCGACGCCGCCTGGCGCGATGA
- a CDS encoding long-chain-fatty-acid--CoA ligase has protein sequence MTNLAQNLAASTARDSAAPAIRLGDAVVSFAQLDAASARVAGLLRERGVQPGDRVGIMLPNVPQFAAAYYGILRAGAVVVPMNVLLKSREVAFYLSDSQAKLVLAWHGFAEDAVSGAAAAGTECLVVAPGEFEALLADTAPQDGVVERDAADTAVILYTSGTTGMPKGAELSHASLTRNAQVAIDLMSIACDDVVLGALPLFHSFGQTCGLNAAVAAGACLALVPRFDPQTVLHTIHHHRVTVFQGVPTMYVALLSAPERAKFDVDCLRLCASGGAALPVEVMRAFEEAFGCVLLEGYGLSETSPVASFNHADRERKPGSIGTPVAGVEMALRDVENGIGEIVIRGHNIMKGYWGRPDATAEAIDADGWFRSGDLARIDEDGYFFIVDRKKDMIIRGGYNVYPREIEELLYEHPAVREAAVIGIPHPELGEETCAAVALKDGATATPDELREHVKAQAAAYKYPRHVWIVDELPKSPTGKILKRAIEAPAHLLA, from the coding sequence ATGACGAACCTCGCTCAGAATCTGGCCGCCTCGACAGCCCGCGACAGCGCCGCCCCCGCCATCCGCCTCGGCGACGCGGTTGTGTCGTTCGCACAGCTCGACGCGGCCAGCGCCCGCGTGGCCGGGCTGCTGCGGGAGCGCGGCGTGCAGCCCGGTGACCGGGTCGGCATCATGCTGCCGAACGTGCCGCAGTTCGCCGCCGCCTACTACGGCATCCTGCGCGCCGGCGCCGTCGTGGTGCCGATGAACGTGCTGCTCAAGTCCCGCGAGGTCGCGTTCTACCTGAGCGACTCGCAGGCCAAGCTGGTGCTGGCCTGGCACGGCTTCGCCGAGGACGCAGTGTCCGGCGCGGCCGCCGCCGGCACCGAGTGCCTGGTGGTGGCGCCGGGCGAGTTCGAGGCCCTGCTGGCGGACACCGCGCCGCAGGACGGCGTCGTCGAACGCGACGCCGCCGACACCGCAGTCATCCTCTACACCTCCGGCACCACAGGCATGCCCAAGGGTGCGGAGCTCAGCCACGCCAGCCTGACCCGCAACGCGCAGGTCGCGATCGACCTGATGTCGATTGCCTGCGACGACGTCGTGCTCGGCGCCTTGCCGCTGTTCCACTCGTTCGGCCAGACCTGCGGACTCAACGCCGCGGTCGCCGCCGGCGCCTGCTTGGCGCTCGTGCCGCGCTTCGACCCGCAGACGGTGCTCCACACGATCCACCACCACCGCGTCACGGTCTTCCAGGGTGTGCCGACGATGTATGTCGCGCTGCTCAGCGCCCCGGAGCGGGCGAAGTTCGACGTCGACTGCCTGCGGCTGTGCGCGTCCGGCGGAGCTGCGCTGCCGGTCGAGGTCATGCGCGCGTTCGAGGAGGCGTTCGGCTGCGTCCTCCTCGAGGGCTACGGCCTGTCGGAGACGTCTCCGGTCGCCTCGTTCAACCACGCCGACCGGGAACGCAAGCCCGGGTCGATCGGCACCCCGGTCGCCGGGGTGGAGATGGCGCTGCGCGACGTCGAGAACGGCATCGGCGAGATCGTGATCCGCGGCCACAACATAATGAAGGGCTACTGGGGCCGCCCGGACGCGACCGCTGAGGCGATCGACGCGGACGGCTGGTTCCGCTCCGGCGACCTCGCGCGCATCGACGAGGATGGCTACTTCTTCATCGTCGACCGCAAGAAGGACATGATCATCCGTGGCGGCTACAACGTCTACCCGCGCGAGATCGAGGAATTGCTGTACGAGCACCCGGCGGTGCGCGAGGCGGCCGTCATCGGCATCCCACACCCGGAACTGGGCGAGGAGACCTGCGCCGCGGTCGCACTCAAGGACGGCGCCACGGCCACCCCCGACGAGCTGCGCGAACACGTGAAGGCGCAGGCGGCGGCGTACAAGTACCCACGGCACGTGTGGATCGTCGACGAGCTGCCGAAGTCGCCGACCGGCAAGATTCTCAAGCGCGCGATCGAAGCGCCCGCGCACCTGCTCGCCTGA
- a CDS encoding aldehyde dehydrogenase family protein: MTITPAVTSRLDQMIAALSEGERGWARESLAARRALLMDVHANVAAKAEEWVRVAATIKQLPAASPLLGEEWTSGPWAVLGYLPALAETLTRLEQGRDLLDGYRVGTAPGDRVAIDVLPHQVYDRLLLSGFTAEVWMEPGVTERETRENAGLGLRTPEQTAGVAVVMGAGNITSIAPLDVLYQLYAYNRVVLLKLNPITDALLPVFEAVFAPFIERGYLRIVTGDAAVGDHLVTHAGVAAVHITGSEATHDAIVWGAGAAGVAAKAANAPRLRKPMTSELGGVSPTIVVPGRWSKADIRFQAEHIATQRLHNSGFNCIAAQIVVVGKDWPQKQEFLSALRAAFADAPERPAWYPGCDVRVAGARQAHPQHEALGGRTLLWGLDLADEAESAFDTEYFGPVLGVAELPGSALEFLDAAVDLANERLHGTLGANLVIDPRTRRQLGPHLRESIARLRYGTVGVNAWTGVGYLTARATWGAFPGHPLDDIGSGRGVVHNSLLLHRPERTVVYGPFRPLPRSVLTGEFSITPKPPWFVTNRTAATTGRRLTAFAARPRWTALPGIFASALRG; the protein is encoded by the coding sequence ATGACAATCACCCCTGCCGTCACTTCCCGACTCGACCAGATGATCGCCGCGCTGTCCGAGGGCGAGCGCGGCTGGGCCCGCGAGTCGCTCGCCGCACGCCGCGCCCTGCTGATGGACGTGCACGCGAACGTCGCCGCCAAGGCCGAGGAATGGGTACGCGTCGCCGCAACCATCAAGCAGCTGCCCGCCGCCTCCCCGCTGCTCGGCGAGGAATGGACCAGCGGCCCGTGGGCGGTCCTCGGCTACCTGCCCGCGCTGGCGGAGACGCTGACCCGCCTGGAACAGGGGCGTGACCTGCTGGACGGATACCGCGTCGGCACCGCCCCCGGCGACCGTGTGGCCATCGACGTGTTGCCGCACCAGGTCTACGACCGGCTGCTGCTCAGTGGCTTCACTGCCGAGGTCTGGATGGAGCCGGGCGTGACCGAGCGTGAGACCAGGGAGAATGCCGGGCTGGGCCTGCGCACGCCGGAACAGACCGCCGGGGTCGCCGTGGTGATGGGCGCCGGCAACATCACCTCCATCGCGCCGCTGGACGTGCTCTACCAGCTCTACGCGTACAACCGGGTGGTGCTGCTGAAGCTCAACCCGATCACCGACGCGCTGCTGCCGGTGTTCGAAGCGGTCTTCGCTCCGTTCATCGAACGCGGCTATCTGCGCATCGTCACCGGTGACGCGGCCGTCGGCGACCACCTCGTGACCCATGCGGGCGTCGCCGCCGTACACATCACCGGCAGCGAGGCCACCCACGACGCGATCGTCTGGGGCGCCGGCGCGGCCGGTGTCGCGGCGAAGGCCGCGAATGCGCCGCGCCTGCGGAAGCCGATGACCAGTGAGCTTGGCGGAGTCTCCCCGACGATCGTGGTGCCCGGCCGCTGGTCGAAGGCGGACATCCGGTTCCAGGCCGAACACATCGCCACGCAGCGGCTGCACAACAGCGGCTTCAACTGCATCGCCGCCCAGATCGTCGTCGTCGGCAAGGACTGGCCGCAGAAGCAGGAGTTCCTCAGCGCACTACGCGCCGCGTTCGCCGACGCGCCCGAGCGCCCCGCCTGGTACCCGGGCTGCGACGTGCGCGTGGCCGGCGCGCGGCAGGCGCACCCGCAGCACGAGGCGCTCGGCGGCCGCACCCTGCTGTGGGGGCTCGACCTGGCCGACGAGGCCGAGTCCGCGTTCGACACCGAATACTTCGGCCCGGTCCTCGGCGTCGCCGAGCTGCCCGGTTCCGCTCTGGAGTTCCTCGACGCCGCGGTCGACCTCGCCAACGAGCGCCTGCACGGCACGCTGGGCGCCAACCTGGTGATCGACCCCCGCACCCGGCGGCAGCTCGGCCCGCATCTGAGGGAGAGCATCGCCCGGCTGCGCTACGGCACCGTCGGCGTCAACGCGTGGACCGGCGTCGGCTACCTGACCGCCCGCGCGACCTGGGGAGCCTTCCCCGGCCACCCCTTGGACGACATCGGCAGCGGCCGAGGCGTGGTGCACAACTCGCTGCTGCTGCACCGGCCCGAACGGACCGTCGTCTACGGACCGTTCCGGCCGCTGCCCCGGTCGGTGCTCACCGGAGAGTTCAGCATCACCCCGAAGCCACCGTGGTTCGTGACGAACCGGACGGCCGCGACGACCGGGCGGCGGCTGACCGCGTTCGCCGCGCGGCCCCGATGGACGGCCCTGCCCGGCATCTTCGCCTCCGCCCTGCGGGGGTGA
- a CDS encoding metallophosphoesterase codes for MSDQHPPRRRRSAEAEPSVARRPVSMDPQQLGFTPQRPVGWLAPLLLLSTGLRTLMAILFGAYLDKRELQNALSADSFAHPGIDGELWFDYVADLGDGFHATYSVAYLLAQPRLEIDGRVLPRGQLLLMGGDQVYPLANGDGYENRTKGPYRAALPEPPAKGPQPTLFALPGNHDWYDGLTAFLRLFARRKDGHIGGWRTQQSRSYFAVELPANWWLFAIDEQFGAYIDDPQLVYFEDAARDLGPEDRVILMTPSPTWVKAAKKPEAYDAIDYFIRTILAPTGAHVRVLLSGDLHHYARYTGEDRELITCGGGGAYLAATHNLPEALTVPPRETLTRNASRSRRYSLVSRFPGAEESRRMSWGVFARVPKRNPGFATMLGIIQTLTMLAMSGAAGQAGTLQRLFSIPLVIMMFLVLAGTVLFAQPPKANAAAHSRHWILGLLHGFAQLALAAAGTWVWLRLPFHDWTWPGPPVVAAVLYGPLIAYLATALLSLYLLVAGRFDVNVNELFAGQGIEDAKSFLRMHIAANGALTVHAIGVDKICRQWVADPDAAPDASWLRPQEPLTPHLIEPPIVVDNPATRPGVPEHHS; via the coding sequence GTGAGCGACCAACACCCTCCCCGGCGTCGGCGGTCGGCGGAGGCGGAGCCCTCCGTCGCGCGGCGCCCGGTGAGCATGGATCCGCAGCAACTCGGCTTCACGCCGCAGCGACCCGTGGGCTGGCTGGCCCCGTTGCTGCTGCTCAGCACCGGTCTCCGGACCCTGATGGCGATACTCTTCGGCGCCTATCTGGACAAACGCGAGTTGCAGAACGCCCTCTCCGCCGACTCCTTCGCGCACCCCGGCATCGACGGTGAGCTGTGGTTCGACTACGTCGCCGACCTGGGTGACGGCTTCCACGCGACCTACTCGGTCGCGTACCTGCTGGCGCAGCCGCGGCTCGAGATCGACGGGCGGGTCCTGCCGCGCGGTCAGCTGCTGCTCATGGGCGGCGATCAGGTCTACCCACTCGCCAACGGCGACGGCTACGAGAACCGCACCAAGGGCCCCTACCGCGCCGCCCTGCCGGAACCGCCGGCCAAGGGACCGCAGCCCACGCTCTTCGCGCTGCCCGGCAACCACGACTGGTATGACGGTCTGACCGCATTCCTCCGCCTCTTCGCCCGTCGCAAGGACGGGCATATCGGCGGATGGCGCACCCAGCAGAGCCGGTCCTACTTCGCGGTGGAACTGCCCGCCAACTGGTGGTTGTTCGCGATCGACGAGCAGTTCGGCGCCTACATCGACGATCCGCAGCTGGTCTACTTCGAGGACGCGGCCCGCGATCTCGGCCCCGAGGACCGGGTCATCCTGATGACGCCGTCGCCGACCTGGGTCAAGGCCGCGAAGAAGCCCGAGGCGTACGACGCGATCGACTACTTCATCCGCACGATCCTCGCGCCGACCGGTGCGCACGTGCGGGTGCTGCTCTCCGGCGACCTGCACCACTACGCGCGCTACACGGGTGAGGACCGCGAGCTGATCACGTGCGGTGGCGGCGGGGCATACCTCGCGGCGACCCACAACCTGCCGGAGGCCCTCACCGTGCCGCCCCGGGAGACGCTGACCCGCAACGCGAGCCGGAGCCGGCGCTATTCGCTGGTCTCCCGCTTCCCGGGTGCCGAGGAGTCCCGGCGGATGAGCTGGGGCGTGTTCGCCCGGGTGCCGAAGCGCAACCCGGGCTTCGCCACGATGCTCGGCATCATCCAGACGCTGACGATGCTCGCGATGTCCGGCGCGGCCGGCCAGGCGGGGACGCTCCAGCGGCTGTTCAGCATCCCGCTTGTGATCATGATGTTCCTGGTCCTGGCCGGCACGGTGCTGTTCGCCCAGCCGCCGAAGGCCAACGCCGCGGCGCATTCCCGGCACTGGATCCTCGGGCTGCTGCACGGGTTCGCGCAACTCGCGCTCGCGGCCGCCGGCACCTGGGTCTGGCTGCGATTGCCCTTCCACGACTGGACGTGGCCGGGTCCACCGGTGGTGGCGGCGGTGCTTTACGGGCCGCTGATCGCCTACCTCGCGACCGCGTTGCTGTCGCTCTACCTGCTGGTCGCGGGCCGCTTCGACGTGAACGTCAACGAGCTGTTCGCGGGGCAGGGCATCGAGGACGCCAAGAGCTTCCTCAGGATGCACATCGCCGCGAACGGCGCGCTGACCGTGCACGCGATCGGCGTCGACAAGATCTGCCGCCAGTGGGTGGCGGACCCGGACGCCGCCCCGGACGCCTCATGGCTGCGGCCGCAGGAGCCGCTGACTCCCCACCTGATCGAGCCGCCCATCGTGGTGGACAACCCGGCGACCCGGCCCGGCGTCCCCGAACATCACAGCTAG
- a CDS encoding PSP1 domain-containing protein, which produces MGMLCAVSFNRYGRLYYLDPGEFSPKVGDRVLVPTDDGPEVAECVWAAQWVSEDTEGFPKVAGLAADDDLRRDELLRKRKAEAKVAAKKLIKAHELPMKVVAVDHVLEQGGAGGARTTIYFTAPHRVDFRSLVRDLGATLRCRVELRQLSARDSARVQGGIGSCGRDLCCATFLTDFEPVTIRMAKDQDLPLNPLRISGACGRLMCCLKYEHPLYQKFQAAAPAVGSRVSTPDGDGRVVAHSVPKDAVVVRMDADGSRCSCSRASVCAPRQAHEERYT; this is translated from the coding sequence ATGGGCATGCTGTGCGCGGTCAGCTTCAATAGGTACGGCCGCCTCTACTACCTCGACCCGGGCGAGTTCTCGCCCAAGGTCGGCGACCGGGTGCTGGTCCCGACCGACGACGGGCCCGAGGTGGCGGAGTGCGTCTGGGCTGCGCAATGGGTCAGCGAGGACACCGAGGGGTTCCCCAAGGTCGCCGGCCTTGCCGCGGACGACGACCTGCGCCGCGACGAGCTGCTGCGCAAACGCAAGGCCGAGGCCAAGGTCGCGGCCAAGAAGCTGATCAAGGCGCACGAACTCCCGATGAAGGTCGTGGCCGTCGACCACGTCCTGGAACAGGGCGGCGCGGGCGGCGCCCGAACGACGATCTACTTCACGGCGCCGCACCGGGTCGACTTCCGCTCCCTGGTCCGGGACCTTGGTGCGACGCTGCGCTGCCGGGTGGAGCTGCGCCAGCTGTCGGCTCGCGACTCGGCCCGGGTGCAGGGCGGAATCGGCTCCTGCGGCCGGGACCTCTGCTGCGCGACCTTCCTGACGGACTTCGAACCGGTGACGATCCGCATGGCGAAGGACCAGGACCTGCCCCTGAACCCGCTACGCATCTCGGGCGCGTGCGGCCGCCTCATGTGCTGCCTCAAGTACGAACACCCGCTGTACCAGAAGTTCCAGGCCGCGGCGCCGGCGGTGGGCAGCCGCGTCTCGACCCCGGACGGCGACGGCCGGGTGGTGGCGCACAGCGTCCCGAAGGATGCGGTGGTGGTCCGGATGGACGCCGACGGCTCCCGCTGCTCGTGCAGCAGGGCGTCGGTCTGCGCACCCCGCCAGGCCCACGAGGAGCGCTACACCTGA
- a CDS encoding type VII secretion target → MERLAERLESLADALSTVDRLLPAHGSSPGAFGADDAGEPGRLGLLLHERWTAVLAARSREAADAAARLTALAADVRVVAASYAETDDEAARRIRREA, encoded by the coding sequence ATGGAGCGGCTCGCCGAGCGCCTGGAGTCCCTCGCCGACGCGCTGAGCACTGTGGACCGTTTGCTGCCCGCGCACGGCTCGTCGCCGGGCGCGTTCGGCGCCGACGACGCGGGGGAGCCCGGCCGCCTGGGCCTGCTGCTGCACGAACGCTGGACGGCCGTGCTGGCCGCCCGGTCCCGCGAGGCCGCCGACGCGGCGGCCCGGCTGACCGCCCTGGCGGCCGACGTCCGTGTGGTCGCCGCGAGCTACGCGGAGACCGACGACGAGGCCGCGCGCCGCATCCGGCGGGAGGCCTGA
- a CDS encoding YbaB/EbfC family DNA-binding protein, with protein sequence MPREIDEAWIDEAIERYRRLDVLRGEFEKAVAVHVVSVHSPDGSIEILVTAAGEITGVHIRGSLQHRGAAELSREVQAVVTAANEAARWARRKLHDEVFGEFRSLGER encoded by the coding sequence ATGCCCCGCGAGATCGACGAGGCATGGATCGACGAGGCGATCGAGCGCTACCGCCGCCTCGACGTGCTGCGGGGTGAGTTCGAGAAGGCGGTCGCCGTGCACGTGGTCTCGGTGCACTCGCCGGACGGCTCGATCGAGATCCTGGTGACCGCGGCCGGCGAGATCACCGGCGTGCACATCCGTGGCAGCCTCCAGCACCGCGGCGCGGCCGAGCTGTCCCGCGAGGTTCAGGCGGTGGTGACGGCCGCGAACGAGGCGGCCCGCTGGGCGCGGCGCAAGCTGCACGACGAGGTGTTCGGTGAGTTCCGATCTCTGGGGGAGCGCTGA
- a CDS encoding DNA polymerase III subunit delta' produces the protein MSVFADLVGQDEAVETMRRAAAAAARIVAGDTVAPNGAMTHAWIFTGPPGSGRSVAARALAAALECEREGTGCGECHGCHTVLGGTHADVRFVVPEGLSIGVNEMRALVLRAGTAPSGGRWQAVVIEDADRLTEAAGNALLKAIEEPPPRTVFLLCTPSTHPDDISVTIRSRCRVVPLRQPPAEAVAEVLVRRDGIAPDVAAWAAAAAQGHVGRAKRLANDPEARGRREAVLAVPRRLTGVGACFDAASALIEAAEAESATAFAENNTAERAALEQALGAGGTGRGAAGAMRGAAGQLKELEKRQKSRATRSQRDALDRALVDLAGFYRDVLVTNLRAPVAVVHTDTAASSSAAAGKWTPESTLRRLEAVLACRDAIEQNVKPRIAVEAMMLNLWRG, from the coding sequence ATGAGTGTGTTCGCGGACCTGGTCGGGCAGGACGAGGCCGTCGAGACGATGCGCCGGGCCGCGGCGGCCGCCGCCCGGATCGTCGCCGGTGACACCGTCGCGCCGAACGGCGCCATGACCCACGCCTGGATCTTCACCGGCCCGCCGGGCTCGGGCCGCTCCGTCGCCGCCCGCGCGCTGGCCGCGGCGCTGGAATGCGAGCGCGAGGGCACCGGCTGCGGCGAGTGCCACGGCTGCCACACCGTGCTCGGCGGCACCCACGCCGACGTGCGCTTCGTGGTTCCGGAGGGCCTCTCGATCGGCGTGAACGAGATGCGGGCGCTCGTGCTCCGCGCCGGCACCGCCCCCTCGGGCGGTCGGTGGCAGGCGGTGGTGATCGAGGACGCCGACCGGCTCACCGAGGCGGCCGGAAACGCGCTGCTCAAGGCCATCGAGGAGCCGCCGCCGCGTACGGTGTTCCTGCTCTGCACCCCGTCGACGCACCCGGACGACATCTCGGTGACCATCCGGTCGCGCTGCCGGGTAGTGCCGCTGCGGCAGCCGCCCGCCGAGGCCGTCGCCGAGGTTCTCGTACGCCGCGACGGCATCGCGCCCGACGTCGCCGCCTGGGCCGCGGCCGCCGCGCAGGGCCACGTGGGCCGCGCCAAGCGGCTCGCGAACGACCCGGAGGCGCGCGGCCGCCGCGAGGCGGTGCTGGCCGTTCCGCGCCGGCTGACCGGCGTCGGCGCGTGTTTCGACGCCGCGTCCGCGCTGATCGAGGCGGCGGAGGCGGAGTCGGCCACGGCGTTCGCGGAGAACAACACCGCGGAACGCGCGGCGCTGGAGCAGGCACTCGGCGCCGGCGGCACGGGCCGGGGCGCGGCCGGCGCGATGCGCGGCGCGGCCGGGCAGCTCAAGGAGCTGGAGAAGCGGCAGAAGTCCCGCGCGACCCGCTCGCAGCGCGACGCCCTGGACCGCGCCCTTGTCGACCTGGCCGGCTTCTACCGCGACGTGCTGGTGACCAACCTGCGCGCCCCGGTCGCGGTCGTGCACACCGACACCGCGGCGTCGTCCTCGGCCGCGGCCGGCAAGTGGACGCCGGAGAGCACCCTGCGCCGGCTTGAGGCGGTCCTGGCCTGCCGCGACGCCATCGAGCAGAACGTGAAGCCGAGAATCGCCGTCGAGGCGATGATGCTGAACCTCTGGCGCGGGTAA
- a CDS encoding amino acid deaminase/aldolase: MIVERSALHERLDRATSRLETPLAVVDLAAFDANAAALSVRSAGKPIRVASKSVRVRALLERVLARPGWSGVMAYTLPEAIWLVRSGVTDDVLVAYPSVDRTAIAELAADPRLAAAIAIMVDDPAHLDVVDAVAAPGGRPDIRVCLELDASWKPAGPLHIGVRRSPVHSAAQAGALAAKLVKRPGFKLVGMMAYEAQIAGLGDKPRGQAVLARGIRMMQRRSLPELLKRRMAAVRAVREHAELEFVNGGGTGSMAATAADPSVTEVAAGSGLFGPTLFDTYRNWQPTPSAFFALSVVRRPAPRIATVLGGGWIASGPTGPSRQPMPWFPEGLRLRGDEGAGEVQTPLIGAAADELRPGDRVWFRHAKAGELCEHVNEVHLIDGDTAAPAPTYRGEGHAFLG; this comes from the coding sequence GTGATCGTCGAACGCAGCGCACTGCACGAACGCCTTGACCGCGCGACCAGTCGGCTGGAAACGCCGCTCGCCGTGGTCGACCTGGCCGCCTTCGACGCGAACGCCGCCGCGCTGTCGGTGCGTTCGGCCGGGAAGCCGATCCGGGTCGCCAGCAAGTCGGTACGGGTCCGCGCCCTGCTCGAGCGCGTGCTCGCCCGCCCCGGCTGGTCCGGCGTGATGGCGTACACCCTGCCGGAGGCGATCTGGCTGGTGCGCAGCGGCGTCACCGATGATGTGCTCGTCGCGTACCCGAGTGTCGATCGGACCGCGATCGCGGAACTGGCCGCAGATCCGCGACTGGCCGCCGCGATCGCCATCATGGTCGACGACCCCGCCCACCTGGACGTGGTGGACGCCGTCGCCGCGCCGGGCGGGCGCCCCGACATCCGCGTCTGCCTGGAGCTGGACGCCTCCTGGAAGCCGGCCGGCCCGCTGCACATCGGGGTCCGGCGCTCACCGGTCCACTCCGCGGCGCAGGCCGGTGCGCTCGCCGCCAAGCTGGTCAAGCGGCCGGGCTTCAAGCTCGTCGGCATGATGGCCTACGAGGCGCAGATCGCCGGCCTCGGCGACAAGCCTCGCGGTCAGGCCGTGCTGGCCCGCGGCATCCGGATGATGCAGCGCCGCTCCCTGCCCGAGCTGCTCAAGCGCCGGATGGCCGCGGTGCGGGCCGTCCGCGAGCACGCCGAGCTCGAGTTCGTGAACGGCGGCGGCACCGGCAGCATGGCGGCCACCGCCGCGGACCCGTCAGTGACCGAGGTCGCCGCCGGCTCCGGACTCTTCGGCCCGACGCTGTTCGACACGTACCGTAACTGGCAGCCCACGCCGTCGGCGTTCTTCGCACTCTCGGTGGTCCGGCGGCCCGCGCCGCGGATCGCGACGGTGCTCGGCGGCGGCTGGATCGCCTCCGGGCCGACCGGGCCGTCGCGGCAGCCGATGCCGTGGTTCCCCGAGGGCCTGCGCCTGCGCGGCGACGAGGGCGCCGGCGAGGTGCAGACGCCGCTGATCGGCGCCGCGGCGGACGAGCTGCGGCCCGGCGACCGGGTGTGGTTCCGCCACGCCAAGGCCGGCGAGCTGTGTGAGCACGTCAACGAGGTGCACCTCATCGACGGCGACACGGCCGCGCCGGCCCCGACGTACCGGGGAGAGGGACATGCGTTCCTCGGTTAG
- a CDS encoding TetR/AcrR family transcriptional regulator — translation MSTPTVTTGPLRRVPVQGRSVARVQRMLDACAELVDEVGYEGLTTTLLAERAEVAIGSVYQFFPDKRAIVQALAMRNMDAYLQSLSARFANETFAHWWDGVDAAIDAYIHMHRSVPGFRTLHFGDVVDLHLLDAERDNNAVIADRLAELLVDQFQLMDRARLRFALLIAVEASDALIKLAFRRDVTGDEAVLTEAKALIREYLHRHVPA, via the coding sequence GTCACCACCGGACCACTGCGCCGGGTTCCGGTGCAGGGCAGAAGCGTTGCCCGGGTCCAGCGCATGCTCGACGCCTGCGCCGAGCTCGTGGACGAGGTCGGGTACGAAGGACTGACCACGACCTTGCTCGCCGAGCGGGCCGAGGTCGCCATCGGCTCGGTATATCAGTTCTTCCCCGACAAGAGGGCCATCGTCCAGGCCCTCGCCATGCGCAACATGGACGCGTACCTGCAGAGTCTGTCGGCACGCTTCGCCAACGAGACGTTCGCTCACTGGTGGGACGGCGTCGATGCGGCGATAGACGCCTACATTCACATGCACCGCAGCGTGCCGGGCTTCCGCACGCTGCACTTCGGCGACGTGGTTGACCTGCATCTGCTCGACGCCGAGCGGGACAACAACGCGGTCATCGCCGACCGGCTCGCCGAGCTGCTTGTCGACCAGTTCCAGCTGATGGACCGGGCGCGGCTGCGCTTCGCGCTGCTGATCGCGGTCGAGGCGTCGGACGCGCTGATCAAGCTGGCGTTCCGGCGCGACGTGACGGGCGACGAGGCCGTGCTCACCGAGGCCAAGGCGCTCATCAGGGAGTACCTGCACCGTCACGTTCCGGCGTGA